One genomic window of Muntiacus reevesi chromosome 4, mMunRee1.1, whole genome shotgun sequence includes the following:
- the NCKIPSD gene encoding NCK-interacting protein with SH3 domain yields MYRALYAFRSAEPNALAFAAGETFLVLERSSAHWWLAARARSGETGYVPPAYLRRLQGLEQDVLQAIDRAIEAVHNAAMRDGGKYSLEQRGILQKLIHHRKETLSRRGLSAPSPAAMTPSTSDHHLDAAAARQPNGMCRAGFERQHSLPSSEYLGADGGLYQIPPQPRRAAPTTPPPPVKRRDRDALVVSGSGGRNTTPSGGSSVSSGGSVSSTSLDTLYTGSSSSELGPSCSPTPPPVPRRGVLTAVSQAQPLPCKVPNPEPPTEEEAAAAGAVETAPAPAPDELEDLGALSLGATEEKAAAEPAVPRTIGAELMELVRRNTGLSHELCRVAIGVVVGHIQASVPASSPVMEQVLLSLVEGKDLSTALPSGQVCHDQQRLEVIFADLARRKDDAQQRSWALYEDEGVIRCYLEELLHILTDADPEVCKKMCKRNEFESVLALVAYYQMEHRVSLRLLLLKCFGAMCSLDAAIISTLVSSVLPVELARDMQTDTQDHQKLCYSALILAMVFSMGEAVPYAHYEHLGTPFAQFLLSIVEDGLPLDTTEQLPDLCVNLLLALNLHLPVPDQNMIMAALSKHANVKIFSEKLLLLLNRGDDPVRIFKHEPQPPHSILKFLQDVFASPATASIFYHTDMMALIDITVRHIADLSPGDKLRMEYLSLMHAVVRSTPYLQHRHRLPDLQATLRRILTEEEASPQCQMDRMIVQEMCKEFPVLGEAPS; encoded by the exons ATGTACCGCGCGCTGTACGCGTTCCGCTCGGCGGAGCCCAACGCGCTGGCGTTCGCCGCGGGCGAGACCTTCCTGGTGCTGGAGCGCAGCAGCGCGCACTGGTGGCTGGCGGCGCGGGCGCGCAGCGGTGAGACCGGCTACGTGCCGCCCGCCTACCTGCGCCGCCTGCAG GGCCTGGAGCAGGATGTCCTCCAAGCCATCGACAGGGCCATTGAGGCTGTGCACAACGCTGCCATGCGGGACGGTGGCAAATACAGCCTGGAGCAGCGCGGGATCCtcca GAAGCTGATCCACCACCGGAAAGAGACCCTGTCCCGCAGAGGCCTctccgcccccagccctgcagctatGACCCCGTCCACCAGTGACCACCATCTGGACGCCGCCGCCGCCAGGCAGCCCAATGGCATGTGTCGAGCTGGGTTCGAGCGGCAGCACAGCCTGCCCAGTTCTGAGTATCTCGGGGCGGACGGAGGCCTCTACCAG ATTCCGCCACAGCCTCGCCGAGCAGCGCCCACCACGCCACCCCCGCCCGTGAAGCGCCGAGACCGCGACGCCCTGGTAGTCTCCGGGAGTG GCGGCCGCAACACCACGCCCTCCGGGGGCAGTTCTGTGTCCAGCGGCGGCTCCGTCAGCAGCACCTCCCTTGACACGCTCTATACCGGCTCCAGCTCATCTGAGCTGGGCCCCAGCTGCTCACCCACGCCCCCGCCTGTGCCCCGCCGAGGCGTGCTTACTGCTGTGTCCCAGGCCCAGCCCCTTCCCTGCAAGGTGCCAAACCCAGAGCCCCCTacggaggaggaggcggcggcggcaggaGCAGTGGAGAcagccccagccccggccccTGATGAGCTGGAGGACCTGGGGGcactgagcctgggggccacagaggaGAAGGCGGCGGCTGAGCCGGCCGTGCCCAGGACCATCGGCGCAGAGCTGATGGAGCTCGTGCGGAGGAACACCGGCCTGAGCCACGAGCTCTGCCGCGTGGCCATTGGTGTCGTGGTGGGCCACATCCAGGCCTCCGTGCCAGCCAGCTCGCCTGTCATGGAGCAGGTCCTCCTCTCGCTGGTGGAGGGCAAG GACCTGAGCACCGCCCTGCCCTCAGGGCAGGTCTGCCATGACCAGCAGCGGCTGGAGGTGATCTTTGCAGACTTGGCCCGGCGGAAGGACGATGCCCAGCAGCGCAGCTGGGCCCTGTATGAGGACGAGGGCGTCATCCGCTGCTACCTGGAGGAGCTGCTGCACATTCTG ACGGACGCAGACCCTGAAGTTTGCAAGAAAATGTGCAAGCGGAACGAATTCGAGTCTGTCCTGGCCTTGGTGGCCTACTACCAAATG GAGCACCGGGTGTCGCTGCGGCTGCTGCTCCTCAAGTGCTTCGGCGCCATGTGCAGCCTGGACGCGGCCATCATCTCCACGCTCGTGTCGTCCGTGCTGCCCGTGGAGCTGGCGCGGGACATGCAGACAGACACGCAGG ACCATCAGAAACTCTGTTACTCCGCCCTCATCCTGGCCATGGTCTTCTCCATGGGCGAGGCAGTGCCCTACGCACACTACG AGCACCTGGGCACACCCTTCGCCCAGTTCCTGCTGAGCATCGTTGAGGACGGGCTGCCCTTGGACACCACGGAGCAGCTGCCGGATCTCTGTGTGAATCTACTTCTGGCTCTCAACCTGCACCTGCCAG TCCCAGACCAGAACATGATCATGGCCGCCCTGAGCAAACACGCCAACGTCAAGATCTTCTCCGAGAAGCTGCTGTTGCTCCTGAACCGAGGGG ATGACCCCGTGCGCATCTTCAAGCACGAGCCGCAGCCGCCGCACTCCATCCTCAAATTCCTGCAGGACGTGTTCGCCAGCCCCGCCACAGCCTCCATCTTCTACCACACGGACATGATGGCGCTCATTGACATCACCGTGCGACACATCGCGGACCTGTCGCCCGGAGACAAG